One Oryza brachyantha chromosome 3, ObraRS2, whole genome shotgun sequence DNA segment encodes these proteins:
- the LOC102711513 gene encoding uncharacterized protein LOC102711513, protein MEFEDRCHKVQEPKFDCLLFDLDDTLYPLSSGIASHVKKNIGDYMVEKLGIEESKIETLGNLLYKNYGTTMAGLRAIGYSFDYDEYHSFVHGRLPYENIKPDPVLKHILKNLRIRKLIFTNGDKDHAVRALKRLGLEDCFEGIICFETLNQPCPSAPCDGEANAFDIAGHFSRSGAADELPRTPVLCKPNVDAMEEALRIANVNPHKAIFFDDSVRNIQAGKRIGLHTVLVGTPQRVKGADHALESIHNIREALPELWEEAEKAEDVLIYSDRVAIETSVTA, encoded by the exons ATGGAGTTCGAAGACCGCTGCCACAAGGTCCAGGAGCCCAAATTCGACTGTCTGCTCTTTG ACCTCGATGACACTCTGTACCCACTGAGCTCGGGGATCGCGTCTCATGTCAAGAAGAATATTGGAG ATTACATGGTTGAGAAGCTGGGTATTGAGGAGAGCAAGATTGAGACCCTCGGCAATCTGCTTTACAAGAACTACGGCACGACGATGGCCGGCCTTAGG GCAATCGGCTACAGCTTCGATTACGATGAATACCACAG CTTTGTCCATGGAAGACTGCCCTACGAGAACATCAAGCCTGACCCTGTTCTGAAGCACATTCTCAAGAACCTGCGCATCCGCAAACTC ATATTCACCAACGGCGACAAGGACCATGCCGTGAGAGCCCTCAAGAGGCTGGGCCTGGAGGACTGCTTCGAGGGGATCATCTGCTTCGAGACCCTGAACCAGCCGTGCCCGTCGGCGCCGTGCGACGGAGAGGCCAACGCCTTCGACATCGCCGGCCACTTCTCCCggtccggcgccgccgacgagctgcCCAGGACCCCCGTGCTCTGCAAGCCCAACGTCGACGCCATGGAGGAGGCCCTCAGGATCGCCAACGTGAACCCTCACAAGGCG ATCTTCTTCGACGACAGCGTGCGCAACATCCAGGCAGGGAAGAGGATCGGCCTCCACACGGTGCTGGTGGGCACGCCGCAGCGGGTGAAGGGCGCGGACCACGCGCTGGAGAGCATCCACAACATCAGGGAGGCGCTGCCGGAGCTGTGGGAGGAGGCCGAGAAGGCGGAGGACGTGCTCATCTACTCCGACCGCGTCGCCATCGAGACCTCGGTCACCGCGTAG
- the LOC102711787 gene encoding oxysterol-binding protein-related protein 3C-like — MGSKDEGAASSGGGGFFSSFAAGMRSWGTAVHKSVNGLLGYEGLEVINPDGGTEDAEAEALKGRWKQEDRDSYWKMMHKYIGSDVTSLVTLPVIIFEPMTMLQKMAELMEYCELLDKADECEDPYMRMVYASTWAVSVYFAYQRTWKPFNPILGETYEMVNHQGITFIAEQVSHHPPMGAAHCENAHFTYDITSKLKTKFLGNSVEVYPVGRTRVTLKKSGVMLELVPPLTKVNNLIFGRTWVDSPGEMVMTNLTTGDKVVLYFQPCGWFGAGRYEVDGYVYSAAEEPKIMITGKWNKSMSCQPCDQEGDPLPGTELKEIWRVAPTPPNDKYQYTHFAHKINSFDTAPKKLLASDSRLRPDRYALEKGDMSKSGSEKSRLEEQQRAEKRTREAKGEQFTPRWFNMTDDISPTPWGDLEVYEYNGKYTEHRAVIDSSSVADDTDVTSIEFNPWQYGSSSSQ; from the exons ATGGGATCCAAGGACGAGGGGGCCGCCTCatccggcggcgggggcttcttctcgtcgttcgccgccggcatGCGAAGCTGGGGCACCGCCGTCCACAAATCTGTCAACGG GTTGCTTGGTTATGAGGGGCTTGAAGTTATTAACCCAGATGGAGGCACGGAAGATGCGGAAGCTGAGGCTTTGAAAGGACGATGGAAGCAAGAG GATCGTGATAGTTATTGGAAGATGATGCACAAGTACATAGGGTCGGATGTTACATCACTTGTGACACTTCCGGTCATCATTTTTGAGCCGATGacaatgcttcaaaaaatGGCAGAG TTGATGGAATACTGTGAACTTTTAGACAAAGCAGATGAATGTGAAGACCCATACATGCGTATGGTATATGCCT CTACGTGGGCTGTATCGGTCTACTTTGCATACCAGCGTACCTGGAAGCCTTTCAATCCCATCCTAGGGGAGACATATGAGATGGTTAACCACCAGGGTATTACCTTTATCGCTGAGCAG GTAAGCCATCATCCTCCAATGGGTGCAGCTCACTGTGAAAATGCACATTTTACATATGACATCACCTCCAAGTTGAAGACCAAATTCTTGGGGAACTCTGTGGAGGTTTATCCAGTTGGAAG GACTAGAGTTACACTTAAGAAGTCCGGTGTCATGCTGGAATTGGTACCACCACTCACAAAGGTCAACAACTTGATATTTGGGCGTACTTGGGTTGATTCTCCTGGAGAGATGGTCATGACAAACCTGACAACTGGTGACAAAGTTGTGCTTTATTTCCAGCCATGTGGCTGGTTTGG GGCTGGTCGGTATGAGGTGGATGGCTATGTATATAGTGCAGCTGAGGAGCCCAAAATAATGATAACAGGAAAGTGGAACAAGTCCATGAGTTGCCAGCCATGTGATCAAGAAGGCGATCCTCTTCCAGGAACTGAGCTCAAGGAG ATATGGAGAGTCGCTCCTACTCCACCGAATGACAAGTACCAGTATACACACTTTGCACACAAAATAAACAGCTTCGATACTGCACCAAAGAAGCTATTGGCATCGGACTCCCGATTGAGGCCTGATAGGTATGCCCTTGAGAAGGGTGACATGTCTAAGTCAGGTTCAGAAAAGAGCAG GCTTGAAGAGCAACAAAGAGCCGAGAAAAGAACTCGAGAGGCCAAGGGGGAGCAATTTACTCCACGATGGTTTAACATGACCGATGACATCTCCCCTACTCCCTGGGGCGACCTGGAAGTGTATGAATACAATGGAAAATACACCGAGCATCGCGCTGTCATTGACAGCTCAAGTGTGGCCGACGATACAGACGTCACTTCGATCGAATTCAACCCGTGGCAGTACGGCAGCTCATCTTCCCAATGA